The Thermanaerovibrio acidaminovorans DSM 6589 genome contains a region encoding:
- a CDS encoding DUF2877 domain-containing protein, whose product MRILGASSDLKSSTLRVREVHRRALNLEGPLGERYSLVTGPSMMGPRSALVDRLPVLPEGEMVKLEGGWDATYDPSLAGLRPRGRWRPLWLEWLELMDDPDLEVLRGPVRSGELMGLVGLGPGHTPAGDDLITGWLAARWTLGDLESTSRFLEGFDPGLTTWLGGDQMTWAARGFAWAPLKGLLSALSSSDPEGILDALGELEAVGHTSGRSCLVGLALGLEGAMEV is encoded by the coding sequence TTGAGGATCCTTGGGGCCAGCTCCGACCTGAAATCGTCGACCTTGAGGGTCCGGGAGGTCCACCGAAGGGCCCTGAACCTGGAGGGCCCCCTGGGGGAGAGGTACAGCCTGGTGACCGGCCCGTCCATGATGGGGCCCCGGAGCGCCCTGGTGGACCGGCTGCCGGTTCTCCCGGAGGGGGAGATGGTGAAATTGGAGGGGGGCTGGGATGCCACCTACGATCCCTCCCTGGCGGGGTTGAGGCCCCGGGGCCGTTGGAGGCCCCTGTGGCTAGAGTGGCTGGAGCTGATGGATGACCCGGACCTGGAGGTGCTCAGGGGGCCGGTCCGGTCCGGGGAGTTGATGGGCCTGGTGGGGCTCGGCCCGGGTCACACCCCTGCGGGGGACGACCTGATAACCGGTTGGCTGGCGGCCCGGTGGACGCTGGGGGACCTGGAGTCCACGTCCCGGTTTCTGGAGGGGTTCGATCCTGGGCTCACCACCTGGCTGGGGGGGGACCAGATGACCTGGGCGGCCAGGGGCTTCGCCTGGGCGCCCCTCAAGGGCCTCCTCTCCGCCCTGTCCAGCTCCGATCCGGAGGGGATCCTCGATGCCCTGGGGGAGCTGGAGGCGGTGGGGCACACCTCGGGGAGGAGCTGCCTTGTGGGATTGGCCCTGGGGTTGGAGGGGGCCATGGAGGTTTGA
- a CDS encoding carbon-nitrogen hydrolase family protein, whose protein sequence is MRSFVAAAVQFAVEPMNVKENLSRAEGWIDRCVKESGAHLVVLPESFTTGFTPVGGAEDLWDAVSEIPGPLTDQGVRWAREMGIYIVFPTYERGSQRGVVYNSAALIGPSGILGVYRKTHPFPTERLEGGGWTTPGYEPFCVETELGKIGIVICYDGDFPELARVTTLMGAEVICRPSAFMRTFDHWNITNLARAYDNHVYWIATNSVGRDASGAYFFGGSMIVHPSAMKLAQARASDEYVWARLEPDPIRRVFPNSSAEQWFDHVEDRNLRSYKGLLDQGRCPFEPARRIPYGR, encoded by the coding sequence ATGAGATCATTCGTGGCGGCGGCGGTCCAGTTCGCCGTGGAGCCCATGAACGTGAAGGAGAACCTATCGCGGGCTGAGGGTTGGATAGATCGGTGCGTCAAGGAGTCCGGGGCCCATCTGGTGGTACTGCCCGAGAGCTTCACCACCGGCTTCACCCCCGTGGGGGGTGCGGAGGACCTGTGGGATGCGGTGTCGGAGATCCCCGGTCCCTTGACCGACCAGGGGGTCCGTTGGGCCCGGGAGATGGGGATATACATAGTTTTCCCCACCTACGAGAGGGGGAGCCAGCGGGGGGTGGTGTACAACTCCGCTGCCCTCATAGGCCCCTCAGGGATCTTGGGGGTCTATCGCAAGACCCATCCGTTCCCCACCGAGCGACTCGAGGGGGGAGGCTGGACCACCCCTGGGTATGAGCCCTTCTGCGTGGAGACCGAGCTGGGGAAGATAGGCATCGTCATCTGCTACGACGGGGACTTCCCGGAGCTGGCCCGGGTCACCACCCTGATGGGGGCGGAGGTGATCTGCCGTCCCTCCGCCTTCATGAGGACCTTCGACCACTGGAACATCACCAACCTGGCCAGGGCCTACGACAACCACGTGTACTGGATCGCCACCAACTCGGTGGGCAGGGACGCCTCCGGGGCCTATTTCTTCGGCGGGTCCATGATAGTTCACCCCTCCGCCATGAAGCTCGCCCAGGCCAGGGCCAGCGACGAGTACGTGTGGGCCCGGCTGGAGCCGGATCCCATAAGACGCGTCTTCCCCAACAGCTCCGCAGAGCAGTGGTTCGACCACGTGGAGGACCGGAACCTTCGAAGCTACAAGGGCCTCCTGGATCAGGGCCGGTGTCCCTTCGAGCCCGCCAGGCGGATCCCCTACGGGAGGTGA
- a CDS encoding MFS transporter, with product MRTLRFCSDRRWLSWVLQDVGNSAFATTVMAVMYPLFYREVLGRGGPNELVLAMWGYGTAVGMLLTALMAPPLGAWADLRGLRKRLFIAFSLVGVASSIAMGFLGEGQWMLGLGVFVMGSLGFSFNNVFYDSFLPHLAREEDRAYLSSAGYAMGYLGGGVLLLVNAIMAARMGEAGFRLSFVSVGLWWAVLLVPFALWVGEPPVEPHGGLGPWERPLRTLRELPRTPNVMWFLFAFWLYNDGIGTIMRMGVLYGSTLGIDQRTLLFSLVATQFVGIPLTMIWAKVAEAFGDKATLMVTLGVYLAICLMVPFVRTPGHFWAMALSIGSVQGGAQALSRSLFSRIVPKERSAELFGFYDLSSKFAGVLGPMAFGVISQLTGSFAVGGPLLAGFFLLGMAFLSRVRA from the coding sequence ATGAGAACTCTTCGATTCTGCTCCGACCGGCGGTGGCTGTCCTGGGTGCTGCAGGACGTGGGGAACTCCGCCTTCGCCACCACCGTGATGGCGGTCATGTACCCCCTCTTCTATCGGGAGGTGCTCGGCAGGGGAGGTCCGAACGAGCTGGTGCTGGCCATGTGGGGCTACGGCACCGCGGTGGGCATGTTGCTGACCGCCCTCATGGCGCCACCACTTGGGGCCTGGGCGGACTTGAGGGGCCTCAGGAAGAGGCTCTTCATCGCCTTCTCCCTGGTGGGGGTGGCGTCCTCCATCGCCATGGGGTTCCTTGGGGAGGGGCAGTGGATGCTTGGACTTGGGGTCTTCGTCATGGGCTCCCTGGGCTTCTCCTTCAACAATGTCTTCTACGATTCCTTCCTGCCCCACCTGGCCCGGGAGGAGGACAGGGCCTACCTCTCGTCCGCCGGCTACGCCATGGGCTACCTGGGGGGCGGGGTGCTGCTGCTGGTCAACGCCATCATGGCGGCCAGGATGGGGGAGGCGGGGTTCCGACTCTCCTTCGTGTCCGTGGGGCTCTGGTGGGCGGTCCTCCTGGTGCCCTTCGCCCTGTGGGTGGGGGAGCCGCCGGTGGAGCCCCACGGCGGCTTGGGGCCCTGGGAGAGGCCCCTCAGGACCCTCCGGGAGCTGCCCCGCACCCCAAACGTCATGTGGTTCCTCTTCGCCTTCTGGCTCTACAACGACGGCATAGGGACCATAATGAGGATGGGGGTCCTCTACGGGTCCACCCTGGGCATAGACCAGCGGACCCTGCTATTCTCCCTGGTGGCCACCCAGTTCGTGGGGATCCCGCTGACCATGATCTGGGCCAAGGTGGCGGAGGCCTTTGGAGACAAGGCAACCCTGATGGTAACCCTGGGGGTGTACCTGGCCATATGCCTCATGGTGCCCTTCGTGAGGACCCCGGGGCACTTCTGGGCCATGGCCCTGTCCATAGGGTCCGTCCAGGGAGGCGCCCAGGCCCTGTCCAGATCCCTCTTCTCCCGGATCGTCCCCAAGGAGCGGAGCGCGGAGCTCTTCGGTTTCTACGACCTGTCCAGCAAGTTCGCCGGGGTCCTGGGGCCCATGGCCTTCGGGGTAATATCCCAGCTGACCGGCTCCTTTGCTGTGGGGGGGCCGCTGCTGGCGGGGTTCTTCCTGTTGGGCATGGCTTTCCTTTCGAGGGTCAGGGCTTGA
- a CDS encoding CaiB/BaiF CoA transferase family protein — translation MKMPLEGLVILDLTRVLAGPFATMMLSDMGARVIKVENPAGGDDSRAFAPMLNGESAYFMSINRGKESVAINLKDPKGKELLLELVKKVDVLVENFKPGTMDKLGLGYEVLSQVNPRLIYAASSGFGQYGPYSHLPAYDLIIQGMGGLQSITGPDPEHPTKVGSSMADILAGIFTVIGILAALRAREVTGLGQMVDVAMLDCLVATLENAIARYVVTGSVPRPAGNDHPSIAPFATFESADGFVNIAAGNDSLWRKLCDALGIGELAEDSRFLTNSDRLANWPELKAIINEHTRTKPTDHWVKVLREAQVPCGPINTVDRVMADPHVLARDMIVSLVHPVAGELKVPGVPIKFSKTPGEIKGPAPLLGQHTRSVLQEMLGLDQEAIDELKEKGAIA, via the coding sequence ATGAAGATGCCGCTGGAGGGGTTGGTTATCCTGGATCTGACCCGGGTGCTGGCGGGGCCCTTCGCCACCATGATGCTGTCCGACATGGGGGCCCGGGTGATAAAGGTGGAGAACCCCGCGGGGGGCGACGACTCCCGGGCCTTTGCCCCCATGCTCAACGGGGAGAGCGCCTACTTCATGAGCATAAACCGGGGCAAGGAGAGCGTGGCCATAAACCTGAAGGACCCAAAGGGGAAGGAGCTCCTGCTGGAGCTGGTCAAGAAGGTGGACGTGCTGGTGGAGAACTTCAAGCCCGGCACCATGGACAAGCTGGGGCTGGGCTATGAGGTCCTGTCCCAGGTGAACCCCCGGCTCATCTACGCCGCCAGCTCCGGCTTTGGCCAGTACGGCCCCTACAGCCACCTGCCCGCCTACGACCTGATAATCCAAGGGATGGGGGGCCTTCAGAGCATAACCGGCCCGGACCCGGAGCACCCCACCAAGGTGGGCTCCTCCATGGCGGATATCCTGGCGGGGATCTTCACCGTCATAGGGATCCTTGCGGCCCTGAGGGCCCGGGAAGTTACCGGCTTGGGGCAGATGGTGGACGTGGCCATGCTGGACTGCCTTGTGGCCACCCTGGAGAACGCCATAGCCCGCTACGTGGTGACCGGATCGGTGCCCAGGCCCGCGGGCAACGACCACCCCTCAATAGCCCCCTTCGCCACCTTCGAGAGCGCCGACGGGTTCGTCAACATAGCGGCGGGCAACGACTCCCTCTGGCGGAAGCTGTGTGACGCCCTGGGAATCGGCGAGCTGGCGGAGGACAGCCGGTTCCTCACCAACTCGGACCGGCTGGCCAACTGGCCGGAGCTCAAGGCCATCATAAACGAGCACACCAGGACCAAGCCCACGGACCACTGGGTCAAGGTTCTGAGGGAGGCTCAGGTCCCCTGCGGCCCCATAAACACCGTGGACCGGGTCATGGCGGACCCCCACGTGCTGGCCCGGGACATGATCGTGTCCCTGGTTCACCCGGTGGCGGGGGAGCTCAAGGTGCCCGGGGTGCCCATAAAGTTCTCCAAGACCCCGGGGGAGATCAAGGGCCCCGCCCCGCTCTTGGGGCAGCACACCCGGTCGGTCCTCCAGGAGATGCTGGGGCTGGATCAGGAGGCCATCGACGAGCTCAAGGAGAAGGGCGCCATAGCTTGA
- a CDS encoding PucR family transcriptional regulator, with amino-acid sequence MRFTTGRKEWGIALIAADLLRHHLFPDFELLGGSGGLNRALTSVSVIDAPDVDRWMRGGELLVGSGYIFREDPGAFVDFLTRVNERNVAAVGIKLDRYHHQLPPGMVNLADQLALPLLSIPMHYRWTDIIEGVQTFILQERHRASCSLDEVGSFLEEGLDIKRILSTFASRLQRTLTVQCSQLGICNNFLPDGSVEDSEEAMRFIKTPVVQERGLPKRGQVLVNLELRNSGTLQWSASYRFLSDTPLTVHLWLSEGETVPSARQDRMVLRAMTLVRASALELAAISNRSAMKKERFFEALCLDIYNDPSIVEANMRELGIVLPKRGCVVMVSSADGSSPRWTPQNSVMSYRLADMWTGLVPVGDLEQMKREWDQKGQDLRVYVAVGGPVRNMEDVTRSYHEAKRTFTWLREFGLEPGAYAHDDLSLYALLDNLFRLPEAKGVYQRFFEPLLEDGPSSSRRSMPLKDLVRSLVSSDFNAKQCAKGLHLHYNTVRNHLDDLEEILQVDLSNPHHRLGLTLAFHIGNSYQKRGIKP; translated from the coding sequence ATGCGCTTCACAACTGGCCGTAAGGAATGGGGGATTGCATTGATAGCGGCGGACCTTTTACGGCACCACCTCTTCCCGGACTTCGAGCTTCTGGGGGGCAGCGGGGGTCTGAACCGGGCGCTCACCTCCGTGTCGGTGATCGACGCGCCGGACGTGGACCGGTGGATGAGGGGTGGGGAACTGCTGGTGGGCAGCGGCTACATCTTCCGGGAGGATCCGGGGGCCTTCGTGGACTTCCTGACCCGGGTCAACGAGCGGAACGTGGCGGCGGTGGGGATAAAGCTTGACCGGTATCACCACCAGCTACCCCCCGGGATGGTGAACCTGGCGGACCAGCTGGCCCTGCCGCTCCTGTCGATCCCCATGCACTACCGTTGGACCGACATAATCGAGGGGGTTCAGACCTTCATCCTCCAGGAGCGGCACCGGGCCTCCTGCTCCCTGGACGAGGTGGGGAGCTTCCTGGAGGAGGGGCTGGACATAAAGCGGATACTCTCCACCTTCGCCTCCCGGCTTCAGAGGACCCTCACGGTCCAGTGCAGCCAGCTGGGCATATGCAACAACTTCCTTCCTGACGGCTCAGTGGAGGACTCTGAGGAGGCCATGAGGTTCATAAAGACCCCGGTGGTTCAGGAGAGGGGGCTGCCCAAGAGGGGGCAGGTGTTGGTGAACCTGGAGCTTCGGAACAGCGGGACCCTTCAGTGGAGCGCCTCCTACCGGTTCCTGTCGGACACGCCCCTCACGGTGCACCTGTGGCTCAGCGAGGGGGAGACGGTGCCCTCCGCCAGGCAGGACAGGATGGTCCTTCGGGCCATGACGCTGGTGAGGGCCTCGGCCCTGGAGCTGGCGGCCATAAGCAACCGGTCAGCCATGAAGAAGGAGCGGTTCTTCGAGGCCCTGTGTCTTGACATATACAACGACCCCTCCATCGTGGAGGCCAACATGAGGGAGCTTGGGATAGTGCTCCCCAAGAGGGGATGCGTGGTGATGGTGTCCTCCGCGGACGGGTCGTCCCCCCGGTGGACCCCCCAGAACTCGGTGATGAGCTACCGGCTGGCGGACATGTGGACCGGCCTGGTGCCAGTAGGCGACCTGGAGCAAATGAAGCGGGAGTGGGATCAGAAGGGGCAGGACCTAAGGGTCTATGTGGCCGTGGGCGGCCCGGTCAGGAACATGGAGGACGTGACTCGATCGTACCACGAGGCCAAGAGGACCTTCACCTGGCTTCGGGAGTTCGGCCTGGAACCCGGGGCCTACGCCCACGACGACCTGTCCCTCTACGCCCTGCTGGACAACCTGTTCCGCCTGCCGGAGGCCAAGGGGGTATATCAGCGGTTCTTCGAGCCCCTGCTGGAGGACGGTCCCTCCAGCTCCAGGAGGAGCATGCCCCTCAAGGATCTGGTCCGGAGCCTGGTCAGCTCCGACTTCAACGCCAAACAGTGCGCCAAGGGGCTGCACCTGCACTACAACACGGTGCGGAACCACCTGGACGACCTGGAGGAGATCCTGCAGGTGGACTTGAGCAACCCACACCACCGGCTGGGGCTGACCCTGGCGTTCCACATAGGCAACTCCTACCAGAAGCGGGGGATCAAGCCCTGA
- a CDS encoding ABC-F family ATP-binding cassette domain-containing protein encodes MANQRLEGSDLIILEGVSLRYQDRVILDGADWVVPGGEKVALVGPNGCGKTSLMRLIAGEESPHGGSVKVRGGRIGYLPQDIAQVGPGTVMEFLTARCGLSQAMEELKRLEGRMGEAGLDQGEALALAREHDRLHGLILRLEGYSFEARARRVLWGLGFREGDHERDCGRFSGGWKMRILLASILLSEPDVMLLDEPTNHLDTESIEWLEGYLRQFEGTMVAVSHDRRFINAVTSAVAEIRGGRVRTYRGSYEDYLAARRSEEEAARRRAREVQRIREDTMEFVQRFRCKASKASQVQSRLKQLERLEDVQLEASRREVRIRIPSCPRGPELVLEAKGLGVLYDRWILRDLDFELHRGDRVALVGYNGSGKSTLMRLMASQQVPTEGQVRLGQGVVTGFFSQDSSENLDYRGTVFKEARSGSDQLTDQEVKSVLGAFLFGPDHWDLPVEVLSGGEKSRLALAKILMSPVNLLLLDEPTNHLDEDTLEIFAEALDAYQGTLVVVSHHRDFLDRICNRVFEVRDGCLHQYVGNYSRFIERRREQERERERERERELGSSQAPQRREGSSLREERRREAEERNRLYRLRKAVEDRMAPVERAIEEAEGRKSQVESMLCDPEVLSDSALVQELMVELSGLSSSLEGLYARWEELAAELDSIG; translated from the coding sequence TTGGCAAACCAACGACTGGAGGGATCGGATCTGATAATCCTTGAGGGGGTCTCCCTTAGGTACCAGGACCGGGTGATCCTGGACGGGGCCGACTGGGTGGTGCCCGGCGGAGAGAAGGTGGCCCTGGTGGGGCCCAACGGTTGCGGTAAGACCTCCCTCATGAGGCTCATCGCCGGGGAGGAGTCCCCCCACGGGGGCAGCGTCAAGGTGAGGGGTGGGCGCATAGGCTACCTTCCCCAGGACATAGCCCAGGTGGGCCCCGGGACGGTGATGGAGTTCCTGACCGCCCGGTGCGGCCTGTCCCAGGCCATGGAGGAGCTGAAGCGTCTGGAGGGTAGGATGGGGGAAGCGGGATTGGACCAGGGGGAGGCCCTGGCGCTGGCCCGGGAGCACGACCGGCTGCACGGCCTGATCCTTCGGCTGGAGGGCTACTCCTTCGAGGCCCGGGCCCGGCGGGTTCTGTGGGGGCTGGGTTTCCGGGAGGGGGATCACGAGAGGGACTGCGGCCGCTTCTCCGGGGGGTGGAAGATGAGGATCCTCTTGGCGTCCATCCTCCTATCCGAGCCGGACGTGATGCTGCTGGACGAGCCCACCAACCACCTGGACACGGAGAGCATCGAGTGGCTGGAGGGGTATCTTAGGCAGTTCGAGGGCACCATGGTGGCGGTCTCCCACGACCGCCGGTTCATAAACGCCGTCACCTCCGCGGTGGCGGAGATAAGGGGCGGAAGGGTTCGCACCTACCGGGGGAGCTACGAGGACTACCTGGCGGCCCGGAGGTCCGAGGAGGAGGCGGCGCGGCGCAGGGCCCGGGAGGTACAGCGGATCCGGGAGGACACCATGGAGTTCGTCCAGCGGTTCCGCTGCAAGGCCTCCAAGGCCTCCCAGGTGCAGAGCCGGCTGAAGCAGCTGGAGAGGCTGGAGGATGTTCAGCTGGAGGCCTCCCGGCGGGAGGTCCGGATAAGGATCCCCAGCTGTCCCCGGGGACCGGAGCTGGTGTTGGAGGCCAAGGGGCTGGGGGTCCTCTACGACCGGTGGATCCTCCGGGATCTGGATTTCGAGCTCCACCGGGGGGACCGGGTGGCCCTGGTGGGCTACAACGGCTCGGGGAAGTCCACCCTGATGAGGCTCATGGCCTCCCAGCAGGTCCCCACCGAGGGGCAGGTCAGGCTCGGGCAGGGGGTGGTGACGGGCTTCTTCTCCCAGGACAGCTCGGAGAACCTGGACTATCGGGGGACGGTGTTCAAGGAGGCCCGTTCCGGCTCGGACCAGCTCACGGACCAGGAGGTAAAGTCGGTGCTGGGGGCCTTCCTGTTCGGCCCGGACCACTGGGACCTGCCGGTGGAGGTTCTCTCCGGGGGGGAGAAGTCCCGGCTGGCGCTGGCCAAGATACTGATGTCCCCGGTGAACCTTCTCCTGCTGGACGAGCCCACCAACCACCTGGACGAGGACACCCTGGAGATCTTCGCCGAGGCGCTGGACGCCTATCAGGGGACGCTGGTGGTGGTGTCCCACCACCGAGACTTCCTGGACCGGATCTGCAACCGGGTATTTGAGGTGCGGGATGGATGCCTCCACCAGTACGTGGGGAACTACTCCCGGTTCATCGAGAGGCGCCGGGAGCAGGAGAGGGAGAGGGAGAGGGAGAGGGAGCGGGAGCTTGGGTCCTCCCAGGCCCCCCAGCGGAGGGAGGGGAGCTCCCTCCGGGAGGAGAGGCGTAGGGAGGCGGAGGAGAGGAACCGGCTTTACAGGCTTCGCAAGGCGGTGGAGGACCGGATGGCCCCGGTGGAGCGGGCCATCGAGGAGGCGGAGGGCAGGAAGTCCCAGGTGGAGAGCATGCTCTGCGATCCGGAGGTGCTCTCCGACTCCGCCCTGGTTCAGGAGCTGATGGTGGAGCTGTCCGGCCTGAGCTCCTCCCTGGAAGGGCTGTACGCCCGGTGGGAGGAGCTGGCCGCCGAGCTGGACTCCATCGGCTAG